A single region of the Triticum dicoccoides isolate Atlit2015 ecotype Zavitan chromosome 2B, WEW_v2.0, whole genome shotgun sequence genome encodes:
- the LOC119362421 gene encoding peroxidase 1, protein MAASASCISLVVLVALATAAAGQLSPTFYDTSCPRALATIKSGVMAAVSSDPRMGASLLRLHFHDCFVQGCDASVLLSGMEQNAIPNAGSLRGFGVIDSIKTQIEAICNQTVSCADILTVAARDSVVALGGPSWTVPLGRRDSIDANEAEANSDLPGFNSSRSELEAAFLRKGGLNTVDMVALSGAHTIGQAQCSTFRARIYGGDTNINAAYAASLRANCPQTVGSGDGSLANLDTTTPNAFDNAYYTNLMSQRGLLHSDQVLFNNDTTDNTVRNFASNPAAFSNAFTTAMIKMGNIAPKTGTQGQIRLSCSRVNS, encoded by the exons ATGGCCGCCTCTGCGTCCTGCATTTCTCTAGTGGTGCTCGTGGCTCtggccacggcggcggcggggcagctgTCGCCGACGTTCTACGATACGTCGTGCCCCAGGGCTCTGGCCACCATCAAGAGCGGCGTCATGGCCGCCGTGAGCAGCGACCCTCGGATGGGCGCGTCACTGCTCCGGCTGCacttccacgactgcttcgtccAA GGCTGCGACGCGTCTGTTCTGCTGTCTGGCATGGAACAAAACGCTATCCCGAACGCGGGGTCGCTGAGGGGCTTCGGCGTCATCGACAGCATCAAGACGCAGATCGAGGCCATCTGCAATCAGACCGTCTCTTGCGCTGAcatcctcaccgtcgccgcccgcgACTCCGTCGTCGCT CTCGGGGGGCCATCATGGACCGTCCCTTTGGGGAGAAGAGATTCCATAGATGCAAACGAGGCGGAGGCAAACAGCGACCTTCCAGGCTTTAATTCTAGCCGCTCAGAGCTCGAGGCGGCATTCCTCAGGAAGGGCGGCCTCAATACGGTCGACATGGTGGCCCTATCGGGCGCGCACACCATCGGCCAGGCGCAGTGCTCAACCTTCCGGGCTCGGATCTACGGCGGTGACACCAACATCAACGCGGCCTATGCGGCGTCGCTTAGGGCCAACTGCCCCCAAACAGTCGGCTCCGGTGACGGCAGCCTGGCGAACCTGGACACGACGACTCCCAACGCGTTCGACAACGCCTACTACACCAACCTCATGTCACAGAGGGGGCTCCTGCACTCGGACCAGGTGCTGTTCAACAACGACACCACTGACAACACTGTCCGGAACTTCGCTTCGAACCCAGCGGCGTTCAGCAACGCCTTCACGACGGCCATGATCAAGATGGGCAACATCGCGCCGAAGACCGGGACGCAGGGCCAGATCAGGCTCAGCTGCTCCAGGGTGAACTCATAA